A single region of the Vicia villosa cultivar HV-30 ecotype Madison, WI linkage group LG4, Vvil1.0, whole genome shotgun sequence genome encodes:
- the LOC131595319 gene encoding cell division control protein 2 homolog 1-like, translating to MDQYEKVEKIGEGTYGVVYKARDRVTNETIALKKIRLEQEDEGVPSTAIREISLLKEMQHRNIVRLQDVVHSEKRLYLVFEYLDLDLKKHMDSSPEFVKDPRQVKMFLYQMLCGIAYCHSHRVLHRDLKPQNLLIDRRTNSLKLADFGLARAFGIPVRTFTHEVVTLWYRAPEILLGSRHYSTPVDVWSVGCIFAEMSNRRPLFPGDSEIDELFKIFRILGTPSEDTWPGVTSLPDFKSTFPRWPAKDLAAVVPNLEPAGLDLISSMLCLDPSKRITARSAVEHEYFKDIKFVP from the exons ATGGACCAA TATGAAAAGGTGGAGAAGATTGGTGAAGGAACTTACGGTGTGGTTTACAAGGCGCGTGACCGTGTTACGAATGAGACTATAGCTTTGAAGAAGATTCGACTTGAACAGGAGGATGAAGGAGTTCCGAGTACTGCTATTCGTGAGATTTCGCTTCTTAAAGAAATGCAGCATAGGAACATTGTTAG GTTGCAGGATGTAGTGCATAGTGAGAAGCGATTGTATCTGGTTTTTGAGTATCTGGACTTAGATCTGAAGAAGCATATGGATTCATCTCCCGAGTTTGTTAAAGATCCTCGACAAGTAAAA ATGTTCCTTTATCAAATGCTCTGTGGAATTGCTTACTGTCATTCACATAGAGTTCTTCACCGAGACTTGAAACCACAGAATTTGTTGATAGATCGCCGTACTAATTCTCTAAAGCTTGCAGATTTTGGATTGGCCAGGGCATTTGGCATTCCTGTCAGAACATTTACACATGAG GTAGTTACACTGTGGTACCGAGCTCCAGAAATATTACTTGGATCTCGTCATTATTCAACCCCAGTCGATGTTTGGTCAGTGGGATGTATATTTGCAGAGATGTCAAACCGGCGACCTCTATTTCCCGGGGATTCCGAGATTGACGAATTGTTTAAAATATTCAG AATCTTGGGCACCCCAAGCGAAGATACATGGCCAGGAGTAACTTCATTGCCTGATTTTAAATCAACATTTCCCAGGTGGCCAGCTAAG gacctaGCGGCCGTGGTTCCAAATCTTGAGCCAGCTGGTCTTGATCTTATTTCT AGCATGCTTTGTTTGGACCCCAGCAAAAGAATCACCGCCAGGAGCGCAGTGGAACATGAATACTTCAAAGACATTAAATTTGTACCCTAA